The region GGCCGGCGAGGGCGGCCTTCATGAGGCGGCCGGTGATGATGAGGCGGTTGATCTCGTTGGTGCCTTCAAAGATGCGGTTGATGCGGGCGTCGCGGTAGGCGCGCTCGGCTGGGAACTCCTCGACGTAGCCATAGCCGGCGAAGATCTGGACGGTTTCGTCTACGACGAAATCGAGCATCTCAGAGGCCCAGACTTTGACGATGCTGCACTCGACTGCGTAGGACTCGATGGCGCGCTGGATGGCGGGGGTGTCTGACTTTTCGGTCTGGGCGAGGGCCTGATCGATGAGGCCTACGGTGCGGTAACAGAGGGCTTCACCGACGTAGATGCCTACGGCCATGTCTGCGAGTTTTTCCTGGATGAGGCCGAACTCCGAGATCGACTTGCCGAAGGCCTTGCGGTCTCTGGCGTAGCGGATGGCGTTGCCTAGGGTGTGGCGGGCCGCGCCTACAGCAGCGTTGCCGAGCTTGTAACGGCCTACGTTGAGGATGTTGAAGGCGATGTGGTGACCCTTGCCGACCTCTCCGAGGAGGTTGGCGGCGGGGATCTTGCAGTCGTTGAGGATGAGCGGGGTGGTTGATGAGCCGCGGATGCCTAGCTTGTGTTCTTCCGGGCCGTTGGTGAAGCCGGGGGTGCCGCGCTCGATGAGGAAGGCGGTGAGTTTTTCTTCGCCCGCGCCTTTGCCGCTGGGGATCAGGCATTTGGCGAAGACAGTGTAGAGGTCTGCGAAGCCGCCGTTGGTGATCCACATCTTTTCACCGTTGAGGATGTAGTGCTGGCCGTCTTCTGACAGGACGGCGCGGGTGCGGGCGTTGACGGCGTCTGAGCCGCTGGTGCTTTCTGAGAGGGCGTAGGCGGCTACGATGGTGCCGTCGGCGATCTTCGTCAGATATTTTGTCTTCTGCTCGTGGGTGCCGTACCAGACGAGCGGCAGGGTGCCGATGCCGGTGTGGGCAGAGATGGCGACGGAGAAGCTGCCCTGCTTGGCGATGTGGTCGGCGATGATGGCGGAGGTGGCTTTGTCCATCTCGAGGCCGCCGTACTCTTCGGGGATGTCGGTGGAGGTGAGGCCCAGCTCGGCGGCTTTTTTGATGAGATCGCGGGTGATGGAGAAGTCCTTGTGCTCGATGGCTTCAGAGTGGGGGAGGATCTCGTTGAGGGCAAAGTCTGCGGTGACTTCGGCGATTTGCTGGTGCTCGGAGGTGAAGTCTTCCGGGAAGAAGCAGGAGGCGGGGGTGGGCGAGGTGATGAGGAAGGAGCCGCCTGCGGGGAGGGCGGGGATAGCGGTGACTTCGGTGGGGAGGGTGGGGGTGGTGGCCATGGTGTTACTCCTGTTGAACTATGTCTTCCTAGGAAAGTGAATCCGGATGGCGCGACCTAACTCCAGAGAAAGTCTTCTCCTTTGTAGAGCAGCCCTCATGAGCTATTGCATGTTCGAAGTGAGCCCGTGTCCCAGTCTTGTACTTTGACATTGGTTTCAAGCGACCATGACATTCGATACATCGCATTGGCTCACTACGCTTTGCAAGTCCTTCATCTATCCCAATTATTTTCCAAGTCGAACCAAACTTGATTTCACATTGCTCTGTTAGCGGCATATCAGGAGCAGCTCCTTTCGCTTGCAATCAGGACTGCAGATTCTCGAAGATACCGGCAGCGCCCATGCCTCCGCCTACGCACATGGTGACCATGCCGTAGCGGACTTTGCGGCGTTGCATCTCTCGGAGGATGGTGGCGGTGAGTTTGGCTCCGGTGCAGCCTAAGGGGTGGCCGAGGGCGATGGCTCCTCCGTTGGGGTTGAGGCGGGCGGGGTCTATGCCGAGAACCTTGATGACGGCGAGGGACTGGGCGGCGAAGGCTTCGTTGAGTTCGATGACGCCGATGTCTTCAAGCGAGAGGCCGGCGAGCTTGAGGGCTTTGGGGATGGCGTGGATGGGGCCGATGCCCATCTCTTCGGGGTCGCAGCCGGCGTAGGCGAAGGCGATGAAGCGGGCGAGGGGGGCGATGCCGAGAGCCTGGGCCCGGGTGGCGGACATGACGACGGCGGCGGCG is a window of Granulicella tundricola MP5ACTX9 DNA encoding:
- a CDS encoding acyl-CoA dehydrogenase family protein gives rise to the protein MATTPTLPTEVTAIPALPAGGSFLITSPTPASCFFPEDFTSEHQQIAEVTADFALNEILPHSEAIEHKDFSITRDLIKKAAELGLTSTDIPEEYGGLEMDKATSAIIADHIAKQGSFSVAISAHTGIGTLPLVWYGTHEQKTKYLTKIADGTIVAAYALSESTSGSDAVNARTRAVLSEDGQHYILNGEKMWITNGGFADLYTVFAKCLIPSGKGAGEEKLTAFLIERGTPGFTNGPEEHKLGIRGSSTTPLILNDCKIPAANLLGEVGKGHHIAFNILNVGRYKLGNAAVGAARHTLGNAIRYARDRKAFGKSISEFGLIQEKLADMAVGIYVGEALCYRTVGLIDQALAQTEKSDTPAIQRAIESYAVECSIVKVWASEMLDFVVDETVQIFAGYGYVEEFPAERAYRDARINRIFEGTNEINRLIITGRLMKAALAGQLPLLPAIKALMDEVLAGPIEKEDREGPLAAECDLLAAAKKLTLFIAGTASQRYMQKLVDEQEVMAAIADMIIQVFAMESAILRTEKLLANSGKGTDTAVTITRIYAAKAMDILESQARKVIAAAAEGDMARTQFTILRRLVKHDPADTISLRRSLAQHIIAAGKYTL